The Marinobacter subterrani genome has a segment encoding these proteins:
- the fdxA gene encoding ferredoxin FdxA, translating to MAFIVTDNCIKCKYTDCVEVCPVDCFYEGPNFLVIDPDECIDCALCEPECPAEAIFSEDELPADQVQFVELNADLAAKWPNITEKKDPLPDAEEWDGKPNKLQYLEK from the coding sequence ATGGCGTTTATCGTTACTGATAACTGCATCAAGTGTAAATACACGGACTGCGTGGAAGTCTGCCCGGTAGACTGCTTCTACGAAGGCCCGAACTTTCTGGTAATTGACCCGGACGAGTGTATCGACTGCGCCCTGTGCGAGCCAGAGTGCCCGGCCGAAGCCATCTTCTCGGAAGACGAGCTGCCCGCCGATCAGGTCCAGTTTGTGGAACTGAATGCCGATCTGGCCGCAAAATGGCCGAACATCACCGAGAAGAAAGACCCGCTGCCGGACGCCGAAGAATGGGATGGCAAGCCGAACAAGCTCCAGTACCTGGAGAAGTGA